The genomic interval CGTCTTGCGACCGATCCCGGGCAGCCTGGCAAGCTCGGTGATCAGCTCCTCGATGGCACTCACCGGTCAGGCGGGCGGCGCGAAAGGAAGTTGCGGAACCTTACGCATTTCGGCCTGAAGCAACTCAGCCGCCCGCCGCTGCGCCTCGGCCACCGCGGTGAGGACGAGATCGCTCAGGAACTCGGCATCGTGATCTTCGAAGACCGCCGGGTCGATGTGGACGGCCCGCACCGTCCCCTGGCCGTCGGCGGTGACAGTGACCATGCCCCCGCCCGAGGAGGTCTCGAGCGTGCGTTTGGCCAGCTCGGTCTGCAACTGCTGCAGCCGGCCTTGCATCTGCTGGCCGAGCTGAAAGAGCTGCTGGAAGTCTGCCATGCTATCAGGTAGTCCTGCCATGTCCGCCCAAAGTAGGGGTTCAGTCGACGATCTCCAAATCTAACGCATCCGCCGCCGTGTCGAGGGCGGGATCCTTCGCGCGAAAGCCCTTGAGACGGTCGGCTTTGATACTCGCCTCCGAGGGGGGTCGGGCCGGCCGGGGGGAGGCGGCGTCGCCGGAGGCTGGCGGGGCAACCCGCAACCGGAGCGGCTGGCCGCTGATGCGCTGCAGCACCTCCTCGACCGCTCTCGCTTGGGCCTGCAGCGGCTCGGCAAAGAGCCGGTGCGGCTCGTCCAGCGCGACGGTGAGCCAGGGCGGGTCGAGCGCGACCGGGGTGGCGTTGGCCAGCGCCTCGCCCAGGAAGCGGCTCCCGGCTCGCACGTCTGTGACCACTGCCTCCCAGGACTGCCGCACCTGCTCGAGCTCGGCCGACCCTTGCCCGATGGGCGGCCGGACCGGCGTAGCGGCCGGTGGTCCCGGTTCTGAAGCGGCGGGGGGCGCCGGGCGGGTCGGTCGAGTCGGCGGCGGGTTCCCCGCACCTCGCGGTGCGGCCGGGGAGGCCCGCTCCGCTGCCCTTGGAGCACCTCCACCGGGATGGGAGGCGAGCACCTGGGCGAGGTCGACCGTGCGGTCCATCATGGCCCACCGGAGCAGCAACGTCTCGACCACCAGCCGCGGGTTCACGCTGCGACGAATGGAGGTCTCACTCTCGGTGAGCAGCCGAAGCATGCGGAGGACGTCACCCGGCTCCAGACGGTTCCGAAACTCCGCCAGCGTTGCCCGCATCGCCTCGGTGAGCCCCTCTGGCTCCTGACCCAGCTGGAGGATCAGCAGCGCCCGAAGAGTCTCCCCCGCCCCGGCCATGAACTCCGCCAGATCGGCGCCGGCGTTGCTGAGCCGGTCGATGAGGGGAAACACACCGGCCGGCTGCCGCTCGGCGACCAGCGCGAGCACTTCGGCGTAGAGCTCATCGCCTACCAAGCCCAGGACCTCGCGCACCCGCTGGGCGGTGACGGTGCCTTCCCCGAAGCTGAGGCACTGGTCCAGCACCGAGAGCGCGTCACGCATGCCCCCATCCGCGTGGCGTGCGATGAGGGTGAGCGCATCGTCGTCGGCCTCGATCCCCTCGGCGTCGAGGACCTGGCGCAGCCGCTCCCGAATCGCGGCCGGAGCGATCCGCCGGAAATCGAACCGCTGCAGCCGGGAGAGCACCGGGGCCGCGGCCGCGGCAATCTTCTGCGGCTCGGTGGTGGCGAAGACGAAGACCACGCCCGGTGGCGGCTCCTCCAGAATCTTGAGCAACGCGTTCCAAGCCTCCCGGGTCAGCATGTGGGCCTCGTCCACGATGTAGACCTTGAAGCGGCCCTCCTGCGAGGCGGCGTACATGGCGCGCTCGCGCAGATCGCGCGCGTCGTCCACCCCGCGGTTGCTGGCCGCGTCGATCTCCACCACGTCCAGGTTGGCGGATCCGTTCCAGACCCGGACGCAGTTCTCGCATTCTCCGCAGGGATCGCCGGAGGACAAGCGGTTGGGGCAGTTGAGCGCCATCGCCAGGATGCGGGCGGCGGTGGTCTTCCCGACTCCGCGCGGGCCGGTGAGGAGATAGCCATGGCCCACCCGGCCTCGGGCAACGGCGCCGCGGAGGACGGCGGCTACGTGGTCCTGGACCAGGAGGTCGGCGAAGCGCTTCGGACGGTATCGACGGGCGAGTGCGATGGTCATTGGCGGAGGGAAAAGAAAAGTGCCTCAGGCTCCCCGAAGCGACACCGGGCATCGCTTAGCGCTGCTACCGGCGAGGTCCTGACGCGGTTCACGCGCCGGCGCCCTTCGGACCTGAGGCACCAGTAATATACTGCCGAAGCGCCGCCGAGGGAACTCTCAGCCCAGAATGGTGCGCTGCCGCTGCTGCATGGCGCGGAGCTCCCAGGTCTCCGCGACCACACCGCCGAGCAGGAAGACGATAGCGGTGTAGTAGACCCAGAGCACGAACAGGACGCTGGCGCCGATGCTGGCGTCGCCCACGTGTCCCTCGAGCGAGGCGAAATTGGCGAGATACAGACCGTAGAGCCGCTTGGCGATCTCGAACAGCACGGCGGTGAAGGTCGAGGCCAGCAGCACCGTCTTCCAGGGCAGCCGCCGGACCGAGGCGTACCGGTAGGTGACATAGAAAAGCGAGATGGAAAAAATGAACGCCAGGAGCTCGCCGGCCACCCGCCCAAGGGTGGAAACGAAGAAGGCGAACTGGGGCACCCGCGCCGCGCCCCGCGCCCACAGGACCGCCAGGCCGGTGGTGAGCACGGTGTTCGCCAGGAACAGCACGACGGTCAGGACCACCATGCTGGCGTCTCGCAGCTTTGCCTGCAGCCAGATGACCAGGAAGTTCCGGCGCGGGGTCGGCCGGACTGAGACGTCGTAGATGTCGTTGAGCGACGTCCGCACCCCGGCGAAGAGCCGGGTGCTGAACCAGACGAAGGCCGGCACCGCGTAGAGGGAGAGGCGCCCGCGGTTCCGTGCGATGTCGGTGAGGAGTCCCTCGACTACCGCGAACGGATCGTGCCCCGGCTCCGACGAGTGCGGCGGGAAGAAGCGGTGGAACAGTCGGGTCGGCTCCACCGCGGGACCCCCTGAGATCGTCTGCGCCAGGTGGGTCAGGAGGATCAGCAGGAGCACCACCAGCGGAATGGCGGCCAGCAGCGCGTCGAAAGTGAGGGCGCTGGCGAGAAACGGAATGTTGTTTTCGTCGGCGGCCTGCAGGGTGCGGCGAAGGAACCCGGCGGGGGACCGATGCCACCCGCCGGACCGGAGCCCGCTCAGGCGAGCGGCTCCTCGAGATCGCCGACGGCGCGGCGTCGGGCGCGGGCCTCCGACAGGCGGCGCTCAAGCTCCTCCCGCGCCGAGGTACCGCCGGCGCGGGGGCGCACGGCGGGGAGATCGTCCGGCTCGTCGAGCGCGTCCTCGTCCTCGTCGTCCAGATCCGACAGGGCCTCCCTGCCGCTGCCGAACTGCTGGGTCAGCTCGTCGAGCTTCTCCTCGGTCATCGCCCTGAGCTTCCACAGCCGGCGCTGCAGATGCCGGCGGGTCTCCTCCCCGCTGCGCGGCGCATAGAGCAGCGCGAGCCCGGCGCCGAGCACGGCGCCCCAGAAGAGCCACTTGGCGGACGAATCGCCCGGGCGCTCCACGTACACCACCTCACGGTCCTGCTTGCGGCGTGGCATGCGAATCTCCCTATTCCCCGGCGTCGGGGTCGTCGGCCGCCGCGACCAGCACGGGCTTGAGGGCCGCGTGATGCTGGATCGGGGCCTGGACGAAGCGAAGAACGTCCTTCTCCGTCCCGTTGACGTTGAGCTGCTCGAAGAGGAATGCGAACATGCGCTCGAGGTCGGCCGCGATGGCGCCGCGGACATCCTCGGGCAGCGACCAGAACTCCCGCTTGAACGGCCCGATGGCCTTCTTCCGGGCCTTATAGTAGAACTGCTCGTTGGTGTCACCGCTCTTCCGCTCGGCCGCCGCATTCTCGTCCACCCAGCGGCGCAGGTCGTCCCGCAGCTCGCTGGGCAGCCGGGGGTGATCGAAGACGATGTTCTGGAAGTTGGTGGCCAGATGGATCTCGGCGGTCTCGATGCGGGGGAAGTTGCCGAAGGCGTTGGAGGGGAGGGTGCTGGCGCCGTGCTGGACCGCGCCAGCCAGCCCGTACTCCTCCCGGGCCGATCGGGACAGCGCCGCCAGCGCCTGGAGATCGATCTTCACATCGGCGATCGACCCGTCGGGCAGCACGACGCCGCCGTGGGAGGTGCCGGTCTGCACCGAGATCTTGCTGATGCCCTCGCCGGTCCCGAGGGTGGCCAGGCTCCGGCGATAGCCCTGCATGAAGGCGTGGAGCTCCTCGACGGTGCTGTTCTTCATCCCCACCTCACCGATCTCGGCGCCGACGGAGGCAGTCACGCCCCCGGGCTCCTGGGTTCGGATGAAGCTGGTGATCTCCGCCGCGCGTTCGTAGTTGACCCGCTGCTGCTCTTCCAGCGTGGCCTGGGAAAGGTCGACCAGCGTGGAGGTGTCGACGTCGATGTTGTAGAAGCCGGCGCCGATCTCCTCCTGGATGAGCTTCTTGACCTCGCCGATCTCTCCTTCCGGGTCGGCAGCGTATTTCTTCTGATTGACCTGACAGTGATCGCCCTGGATGAAGAGCGGAAGAACGTAGCCCTCGCGGAGTGCGGCGCCGATCATCACGGCAACGTATTCGGCGGGCCGCTGGTCGGTGTAGGCGATCTCGGAGCGGGCGATCTCCAGCAGGATGGCGCCCGCCCGTCCGGCCTTGGCGGCGCGGAAGATGGCCCGGGCCGTGTCGTACGCCATGGTGCGGACGTTGATGGCCGGGACGGTGAAGCCGCTCACGTCACCGCGGCCGCGCGCCATGTACAGGCTATTGATGGACGCGGGCCGCGCGCCGGTCACCTGCCCCAACTCCCACAGGAGCCAGCGCGCCGCCTCCCGCTGCTCGGCGGTCCCGAAGACCGCCTGCCAGACGAGGCGGTCGGTGGCGGGAGAGCGGAGCTGGCCGGGATCTCGCACCGTGACCCCGCCGGGCACCACCGTGACCGCCCCGGCATAAAGCTCCACCGCCTGCTGGATTTCGTCAGCCATGTGCCGTGCATCCTCCTTCCGGCCGCCTGCCTGCGACCGTGGGACAAAGGTAGGCCCCGGCTCTGGGACCGTCAAACAGTTTGGCCGCCAGGGCCGGTCGCGCGGGGAGACCCGATCAGGTCTCGTCGGCGGTGCCGGGGGCGGCCGCCGCCGGGGTCTGGTATCCGGGTCGGCCCATCGCCGCGTAGGTGAGACGCTTACCCAGCTCGACGCCGGGCTGATCGAAGGGATCGATGCCGTACCAGACGCCGGCGTAGCCGGTGGCCAGCTGGAAGAAGAAGAACATGATCGCCTCGCCCAGGCTCGCGGGGCTGAGATCGGGCAGGCGAAGGGTGCAGCTCATGCGCCCCATCTGAGCCAGCGCCGCCGCCGTCGCCTCGTATTCGGCGCGCAGCAGCTCGCCCAGGGTGTGCCCTGGCAGGTAGGCCAGGTCGGCTGGCAAGGCCGGCGGCGAGCCGGAGCTCGGCGCCGCCGGCGCCGGGATGCGGACGTCCTCCCCTAGATCGTCCACCGTGACGAAGGTGATCACCTTGTCGAACGGGCCCTCCATGAAGAGCTGAACCTGGCTGTGCTGGTCGGTGGCGCCCACCGCGGCCACCGGCGTCGGACCGGTGTACACTGTCCGCCCCTCGCGATCGACCCGCTTCCCCAGGCTCTCCGCCCAAAGCTGCCGGTACCACTCGGCCAGCTCGCGGAGCCGGTCGGTGTAGGGCATCAGCACGTTGATCCGAGCCCCGAGCGCGGTATCAGCGGCCCAGTGGAGCGCGGCGTAGAGCGCGGGCGGATTCCGCAGCAGGTCGGCCGCCTCGGCGCGCTCCCGCGCGCGCGCCGCGCCGGCCAGGAGGGCCTCGATGTCGACGCCGGCGAGCGCCGCGGGCAAGAGCCCGACCGGCGAGAGCACGCTGAAGCGGCCGCCCACGGCCGGCGGCACGCTGAGGGTAGCGATGCCATCGGTGGCCGCGATCTCGCGCAGCGCGCCGCGCGCGGGATCCGTGGTGAAGACGAGATGGCGGTACGCCGCCGCGCCCAGCGCTTCCTCCAGCCAGGCGCGCACCACCAGGTACTGCGCCAT from Gemmatimonadales bacterium carries:
- a CDS encoding YbaB/EbfC family nucleoid-associated protein, translated to MADFQQLFQLGQQMQGRLQQLQTELAKRTLETSSGGGMVTVTADGQGTVRAVHIDPAVFEDHDAEFLSDLVLTAVAEAQRRAAELLQAEMRKVPQLPFAPPA
- the dnaX gene encoding DNA polymerase III subunit gamma/tau, whose translation is MTIALARRYRPKRFADLLVQDHVAAVLRGAVARGRVGHGYLLTGPRGVGKTTAARILAMALNCPNRLSSGDPCGECENCVRVWNGSANLDVVEIDAASNRGVDDARDLRERAMYAASQEGRFKVYIVDEAHMLTREAWNALLKILEEPPPGVVFVFATTEPQKIAAAAAPVLSRLQRFDFRRIAPAAIRERLRQVLDAEGIEADDDALTLIARHADGGMRDALSVLDQCLSFGEGTVTAQRVREVLGLVGDELYAEVLALVAERQPAGVFPLIDRLSNAGADLAEFMAGAGETLRALLILQLGQEPEGLTEAMRATLAEFRNRLEPGDVLRMLRLLTESETSIRRSVNPRLVVETLLLRWAMMDRTVDLAQVLASHPGGGAPRAAERASPAAPRGAGNPPPTRPTRPAPPAASEPGPPAATPVRPPIGQGSAELEQVRQSWEAVVTDVRAGSRFLGEALANATPVALDPPWLTVALDEPHRLFAEPLQAQARAVEEVLQRISGQPLRLRVAPPASGDAASPRPARPPSEASIKADRLKGFRAKDPALDTAADALDLEIVD
- a CDS encoding YihY/virulence factor BrkB family protein, whose amino-acid sequence is MSGLRSGGWHRSPAGFLRRTLQAADENNIPFLASALTFDALLAAIPLVVLLLILLTHLAQTISGGPAVEPTRLFHRFFPPHSSEPGHDPFAVVEGLLTDIARNRGRLSLYAVPAFVWFSTRLFAGVRTSLNDIYDVSVRPTPRRNFLVIWLQAKLRDASMVVLTVVLFLANTVLTTGLAVLWARGAARVPQFAFFVSTLGRVAGELLAFIFSISLFYVTYRYASVRRLPWKTVLLASTFTAVLFEIAKRLYGLYLANFASLEGHVGDASIGASVLFVLWVYYTAIVFLLGGVVAETWELRAMQQRQRTILG
- a CDS encoding YtxH domain-containing protein, with the protein product MPRRKQDREVVYVERPGDSSAKWLFWGAVLGAGLALLYAPRSGEETRRHLQRRLWKLRAMTEEKLDELTQQFGSGREALSDLDDEDEDALDEPDDLPAVRPRAGGTSAREELERRLSEARARRRAVGDLEEPLA
- a CDS encoding class II fructose-bisphosphate aldolase, translated to MADEIQQAVELYAGAVTVVPGGVTVRDPGQLRSPATDRLVWQAVFGTAEQREAARWLLWELGQVTGARPASINSLYMARGRGDVSGFTVPAINVRTMAYDTARAIFRAAKAGRAGAILLEIARSEIAYTDQRPAEYVAVMIGAALREGYVLPLFIQGDHCQVNQKKYAADPEGEIGEVKKLIQEEIGAGFYNIDVDTSTLVDLSQATLEEQQRVNYERAAEITSFIRTQEPGGVTASVGAEIGEVGMKNSTVEELHAFMQGYRRSLATLGTGEGISKISVQTGTSHGGVVLPDGSIADVKIDLQALAALSRSAREEYGLAGAVQHGASTLPSNAFGNFPRIETAEIHLATNFQNIVFDHPRLPSELRDDLRRWVDENAAAERKSGDTNEQFYYKARKKAIGPFKREFWSLPEDVRGAIAADLERMFAFLFEQLNVNGTEKDVLRFVQAPIQHHAALKPVLVAAADDPDAGE
- a CDS encoding glucose-6-phosphate isomerase codes for the protein MITLAYGRMLQDRLDGGHGLPRTRLTELAGRFGAVQDEVQRRRAAGEYAFYDLVSQPEAVREITRFAEGLGQAHDHVLVLGIGGSALGTKALLNALRRPAWNEWDDEGREFFPRVSVLDNIDPTTVAAALRRIDPRRVLVNVISKSGGTAETMAQYLVVRAWLEEALGAAAYRHLVFTTDPARGALREIAATDGIATLSVPPAVGGRFSVLSPVGLLPAALAGVDIEALLAGAARARERAEAADLLRNPPALYAALHWAADTALGARINVLMPYTDRLRELAEWYRQLWAESLGKRVDREGRTVYTGPTPVAAVGATDQHSQVQLFMEGPFDKVITFVTVDDLGEDVRIPAPAAPSSGSPPALPADLAYLPGHTLGELLRAEYEATAAALAQMGRMSCTLRLPDLSPASLGEAIMFFFFQLATGYAGVWYGIDPFDQPGVELGKRLTYAAMGRPGYQTPAAAAPGTADET